The Engraulis encrasicolus isolate BLACKSEA-1 chromosome 22, IST_EnEncr_1.0, whole genome shotgun sequence sequence GTCTTACCGCAGTTGAgtgcattttctcaaaaaaaaaaaatgttttgtatcAGGCTACCGCATTGGAAAGGGTGAAGGTTTTGCAGATATGGAGTATGGCATGATGGTGGCCATGGCAGCTGTGGACGAGTCTACCGTGGTCGTCACTGTAGTTCATGACTGCCAGGTTAGTCAAGCACTCATTTGTTGATTTCCCTCCACTTTCAATCCACATTATTCATTATTCGCACCATTGAATTATGATTTAATGGATGCTACATTGATTAAGGCAAATGACAAGATATGCTTTTTGTTTTCAATTCATAATTTTAAATCAAGGAGCTGACAGGAATAACACACTCAATAACAATGTTAATCTGTAAAGGACTgggcaccttgtagggaagctcaaatgtcagtatactttgtataatgacaattaaggctttctattctattctgttctccgCACTTTTAATGTACACATGTTCATTTTGTTTCTAGGTGGTGGATATTCCTGAGGAACTCATTGAAAGTCATGACCTCACTGTTGATTACATTCTCACACCAACAAGAGTCATCCAGACAGGATGCACACGAGCCAAGCCACCGGGCATCATTTGGTCCAAggtaattatatatttttttccatctaAGAAGTGTATTACTGAAAAGTCCAAAGACAAATTCTACATGAAAAAGCTGTGAAATGAAACTTACACCAGGAGGCACGCTTTTAAATCATGTCAGCGTTTATCACAAAATCAAGACCGTTTTACACAAAGAAACTATaatgaataacaacaacaaagaaaaaacCCTTTGACTTATTCTATAAAAGATTCTTGTCAAAACAACAGTGACGACAATAGCTTAATCAATAataatgcacacaacaaaatggcaTTGCATCATCGCCAAAAACGTTTTATTTTTGCTGATGACGTCCTTGGGCCTGGCCTTTTGACCAGTAGGACATGACGGTGGAGCTTTCCCAGAGCCTCAAAGGGCCATGCATCACATGCCCAATGCTGGCCAACTCTTTAAAGAGGAAGGGCATGTCCCGTCTTCAAAGGCCCTACTGCCTGGCATGCTGGACCGGGCTGGAGCATTATTGTGGTGGAAAAAGAGAGGTCAGTAGGTGAGGTTAAAGACAATAGCAGTGTACATCCTGAATGAAACGAGACCTGTGATCATGctcttctttaaaaaaagaaaaaaaagaaagaaaaaacaaaatgcgCTTTTCCCTCTTCCACATCAGAAAGACGTCTTTATGTCTTTCTTTAGCCGGCGAGGGAAGTGAAATAGTCAGGCTTGATGAAGGGTGAAGACGTGAAAGGGTTATCAGTGCTCACAACACAACTGCAGGGGGGCCCTATTTCCCCTCTGCGTCGCCAGAGCCTTGCGATTTCTATTATCAGCTGTTTTTAATGGTGCCAAAAACTTAGCCGGGCTCTTTTTGATGTCTCCCTGACCCGTTTCAGAATGGCCTCAAAGGGGCTTCCgttcagatatatatatatatggatgtGGGAAGGCATCCGTCTGTTGGAAGTTCATGGGGCCTTCTCATTGTGAGAACGGCTCCCCGAGGCCTCTTTAAAGTCAAACATCTAAGCGCTTATTCACTCAACAGGCTAAGCATGTGCCTGCCAACTAGAATGCCGATGTGTCTGTGAACCTACTGTACTCTTTAATAACACTCCCAGGTAGATGCGGAGATGTTGGCCAAGATCCCCATTCTGAAAAAGCTCCGGGCTCTGGAGCAGGAGGCTGGCAAAGATGTCACACTAAAGCCCAGCCCAGAGGGCGAAGGCAAGCCAGATAAGCCAGACCGGCCCCGCAGGGAACCAGCAAGAGGCCCTCGGCGAAACCCCATAGGCCAGTCGAGGCAGGCCGGGCGTCGAGGAGAGACCCAGGAGGCGGCGGGGCATGATGGGGCAGAGCCCAGGCCGGCCGGCCAGTCCTCTGTCACCACCGTCTACTTGGGGAACATTCCGGCGGGCGTGCGTGTCAGCGAGCTGAAGGGTGCCCTGAGGGAGCGTGAGGCCGCGCCACTCCGACTCACATGGCAGGGCGCGCAGCACCGGGCCTTCCTGGACTACGCCAGCCAGCAGGCGGCCGAGGATGCCCTCGCCGCCCTCCAGGACCTCACCATACAGGAACACACCTTGCAGCCAGAGATGGCAAAGAGCCAGAGGGGCGACCGCAGCAGCAGGCCACCTGGCCAGCCGCGCCGGAGGAGGCCCAAGGCTCCAGCAACCACCTCCACAGCAGCAGAAGCAACACCTGACGACCCCGACACTACCACCACAAGCAGCAGCAAGGCCAGACCAGCCAAGCCCAGAAACAGGAGGCCCACCCCCAAGGGGAAGGTGGAAGGTGAAAACCAGCCTCCTCCTTCCCCGTAGTAGTCTAGACGCTGTCCTGCACcgtcagcaaaaaaaaaatagagaatgGCCTTACTGTTTTCGTTTTTTTCCTCCATCTTTGTATAATGTTTGCAAGGTTGCTGTGTTGTTTATGTCTGTTGCTATTATTTATGTACAAGCTTTCAGCGAACATGGAACTGATACGTGTGCCGTGGTTGGGATGCTTGtctaaaatgtttgtgtgtgacgcAGTGTCGGTGAAAAACTTGTTCACCCAGCTGCTGGGATTATTTCAGattaatcttttatattttcgaAACTGATTGACTGTAAAATCCATGTCGATTTCATAATACATATGAAAATAAATTTAACTTCAACTTTTTGGCAATGTGGTCTTGTACTTAACCTCCATTGCCAGTTAACTGACAGAATTCACCTCACTCAAAAATATACTTGGGTTTGGATAAAGCACATAAATGTCAAATGAACCTATTGAGGACCATGAAGGGCAGGATTGCTGTGGTTTACTGCGCATTTGGAGGCTAACTGTGAAAGGAATCCGATTCCATAAGCAGTCCAACAAGGTACAACCAAACAAGATTGAGTGTTGGTCCCATTCTTTAATTGTGTGTTTAATTGTGTGTTTGGGCCTTTCTCGCTTTCAAGGGAGCACGCCTCggtcgatttaaaaaaaaaaaaaaacctaaccccatCTTCATATGCAGGATAAGTGTATCAGTAACCCTGACCTGTCCAATTAGTCTGGCTTGAGTTTGGTATGTAGAGCCTGAAGATAAGACGATCAAGCAGCATGCGCAACTTGCAAAAGAAACTTGTGCGTGCAGCGGCGGTTGGTTTCAAGCAGGATCGTAAAGTCAATTTGTGTTGCAGCATTGGTCTTTTCACGACCACATTTTTCAGGCGTATATATTTTAAATGTGGACAATGTGATCCAAGGGTTCATCCTCCCAATGCTACACCAAGTTCTTAGTATTAATTGTGTATTATTGTAGGACATGCATGGGCCCTGGTTTGCATTGCTTTGTGGTATAGAGATCTAGATATGTTGCGTGAGTCGTATGTCTTTTAAAAATGACACCACATCCCATAGACCTATTTTATGTTACACCTAACATTATATCCCACACTTTGATAACTAAATTTTTTT is a genomic window containing:
- the mthfsd gene encoding methenyltetrahydrofolate synthase domain-containing protein isoform X3, which produces MEAVISINPGATKWDIRQKVWDYIEANDLANFPRPVHNRIPNFKGAAQACNQLKVLQEFKSSSVVKVNPDKPQEQARYCTLEGAHGACNKVSELEVFGKTEEVKVDPDKPLEGARLLVLEAKKTLLVPTPRLRTGLFNKIVPPQGASKEDLRVCSTSQGVKDFSVPIGLDAKVKVDLVVVGSVAVSEKGYRIGKGEGFADMEYGMMVAMAAVDESTVVVTVVHDCQVVDIPEELIESHDLTVDYILTPTRVIQTGCTRAKPPGIIWSKVDAEMLAKIPILKKLRALEQEAGKDVTLKPSPEGEGKPDKPDRPRREPARGPRRNPIGQSRQAGRRGETQEAAGHDGAEPRPAGQSSVTTVYLGNIPAGVRVSELKGALREREAAPLRLTWQGAQHRAFLDYASQQAAEDALAALQDLTIQEHTLQPEMAKSQRGDRSSRPPGQPRRRRPKAPATTSTAAEATPDDPDTTTTSSSKARPAKPRNRRPTPKGKVEGENQPPPSP
- the mthfsd gene encoding methenyltetrahydrofolate synthase domain-containing protein isoform X2, which gives rise to MEAVISINPGATKWDIRQKVWDYIEANDLANFPRPVHNRIPNFKGAAQACNQLKVLQEFKSSSVVKVNPDKPQEQARYCTLEAKKTLLVPTPRLRTGLFNKIVPPQGASKEDLRVCSTSQGVKDFSVPIGLDAKVKVDLVVVGSVAVSEKGYRIGKGEGFADMEYGMMVAMAAVDESTVVVTVVHDCQVVDIPEELIESHDLTVDYILTPTRVIQTGCTRAKPPGIIWSKVDAEMLAKIPILKKLRALEQEAGKDVTLKPSPEGEGKPDKPDRPRREPARGPRRNPIGQSRQAGRRGETQEAAGHDGAEPRPAGQSSVTTVYLGNIPAGVRVSELKGALREREAAPLRLTWQGAQHRAFLDYASQQAAEDALAALQDLTIQEHTLQPEMAKSQRGDRSSRPPGQPRRRRPKAPATTSTAAEATPDDPDTTTTSSSKARPAKPRNRRPTPKGKVEGENQPPPSP
- the mthfsd gene encoding methenyltetrahydrofolate synthase domain-containing protein isoform X1, which produces MEAVISINPGATKWDIRQKVWDYIEANDLANFPRPVHNRIPNFKGAHGACNKVSELEVFGKTEEVKVDPDKPLEGARLLVLEAKKTLLVPTPRLRTGLFNKIVPPQGASKEDLRVCSTSQGVKDFSVPIGLDAKVKVDLVVVGSVAVSEKGYRIGKGEGFADMEYGMMVAMAAVDESTVVVTVVHDCQVVDIPEELIESHDLTVDYILTPTRVIQTGCTRAKPPGIIWSKVDAEMLAKIPILKKLRALEQEAGKDVTLKPSPEGEGKPDKPDRPRREPARGPRRNPIGQSRQAGRRGETQEAAGHDGAEPRPAGQSSVTTVYLGNIPAGVRVSELKGALREREAAPLRLTWQGAQHRAFLDYASQQAAEDALAALQDLTIQEHTLQPEMAKSQRGDRSSRPPGQPRRRRPKAPATTSTAAEATPDDPDTTTTSSSKARPAKPRNRRPTPKGKVEGENQPPPSP